The Xiphophorus couchianus chromosome 18, X_couchianus-1.0, whole genome shotgun sequence DNA window CTGCATTATAATTGTTTATAGACATTGTTTTGTGCAACACATCTGTTCTGTGCCAGATGTGTTGGGGGAGGGGCAATAATGTGAATCAGGCCATTTTGTCCAGCTGaggacttctttttttaagcagaaaGCTAATGAGAGGTTATGAACTCCACATTTATCTCTTTTGTAATATCCTGTAAAGCGTCGAAACACACAGACGCTTCATCTCCAATGGTAAAACAAGCGTTTGGCCAGGGGTGTTGTAAAACACTTGTGCAACAATCAAAAGCAAGATGCTGATCAAAAATGACTAAGCTAATATTTCAACAGAACATGTTCATCAAGTCCTGAACCTAAAACATATTGCAAGGGGAAGTTTACCCGGTTTTTATTATGTCAAACATCAGCTTAAAATTGGGAAAATGTCTTTCAAATGCTCTAAATATCTTCTGAATTGGCAACAAtttaaagtgcatttttaactaaaagaaaacagctgcCTGCATTTGAGATGAAATGATATACTATCAACATCctgtttgtatttcatttcaTAATCCTGGAAGAGAAGTTGTCTTGTCAGAACTTCTCAAAAACagtgtaacaaaataaaaaaataatgaacagaTTGCCCTTACACCTTATGACTATGTTAAAAAATGGATGTTGCAGcttgtaaaactaaaaatccaactaaaatcaaatttgattgttttttcaaGGAATTCATTTGTAACTTTGCAAAAGAGCTGATTCAGATATACTTAGTGTTTGAATTGTTATCTAACAAAGCCTCTCCCTTCAAAGTATATTCATCTGGAACAATTTACAATATGTATCTTACTTAAatacacagttttgttttgtttttttattctgtgtcaGTGAGCCATTACTGTGATATCTTAATGACATATCGGCAGATACTTGCCCCTTgcacttatttttcttgttgtaTTGGGTTCTGTGATAGGTCTTCAGAAGGTCAGACATAAAAGCATATCTGTAAAATGAAAGTAACAGGAtacatggttttaaatttttgtttgttctgtgaaatataaaaaagaagaaggtgTTCTGAccaaatgagacaaaacatgTATTTTGTGGTCTATTAGTTGATTGTGTGTTGGAAACCTATCACTTCACATCACACTTGACTAGAGCTGCACAGTATTTTAAACCACAACCATCATTGCAATATTAGTAGGTTCAATACCGCAATAGCAAATGTTTTCgctatttatatttcaaatgcaATGCATCAAAATTCTACATGGAAATATTAATTTGGACTGTTTAATAACCTGAACTGTCCTTGAAGATGCCAGGTCAATATTAATGTGATCTGTAAACTTGTGTAAAATTTTCCATTTGATGTATTTAGATTCACAAAGCTCAGCACAACTTTGTCATAATAGTAGGTTTTGGTAACTTAAAAACATCTCATTTTAGTTCTGAGGATGACATGCATTTTAACAAAGGTGTGTGTTGACAGGTTGGAGCAACAGAGGCTTGAACAGCAGGAACGAGAGCGACAGGAGAGAGAGCGGCAGGAAAGAGAACGACAAGCCGCTGCAGGTCAGGAAACACCTGGTGTGCTGCAGATGATCGCATTTAACTGCAATACACTCCAACCTCTACAAGACTATTTCATAGTACCCTCATTCTGAGCCAGGTTATGGAGAAAGTCGTTCCACTGCATGTTTCTTCTTTAGATCTGAGATTGTCAgactttttttcagattttattgcgTTTACTTAATACTATCAAAGGCTTGTTCCCATCATAGCCTCCAGGtggtggggaaaaaagtttttccacttGCATATCAGAAATCTGACTTgcattttttcaataaataatttttctaaaaaaaagctaattaacTGTCAGTGATGTCTCTGTCTCTCCTTCCAGTCCATGTCCCTCCAGCTCCACCAATGGCCCCTGGAGGTCtagctcctcctccagctcctccagctcctccaccgCCCCCAGGGCCTCCCCCGGCGGCGGgcatccctcctcctcctggacCGCCTCCCACAGGACCACCACCAGCTCCACCACTGCCTGCTCCAGGTGGAGGCGGAGACGGTGGCGGAGGTGGAGATGGCGGTGGAGGATTAGGGGGAGCTGGAGGCCTGGCAGCTGCCCTTGCAGGAGCTAAACTCCGCAAAGTGTCCAAGGTTAGTATCAGATGTTGTAATTAGTGCTATTTTTATTGAGTGAATTAAGTTTCTGCACTAACGATGTGACCTGTCTGCTTTGAAACAGCTATGTTCATGTTACCAGGACCATGTTACAGTATAAAATGATATTCAACTTTTATTAATCAGTGTCTGACATTAAGTAAGAGTAAACCTTTTCTGGCTTAAGTGATTtggattttaaacattatttagattttttttttaaaatgcaagaattgagagagaaaataaaaaatataaattattttagctttccTCTTTGTTTAGAAGTTTACATCCTTAAGGCTGGATGTAAACTCTGACTTGGAGCCAACAtttttgggtttccttccatGAACTTCTCACAGTAGTTGCTGAAATTGTGGTCCATTCTTCCTGACAAAACTGGTGTAACAGAATCAGGTTTTTAAGCCACTTTGTTTACACGCTTTTCAGCTCGGCCCACAAGTTTTCTTTGGAGCTGAGACTAGTCTTTTATGATGGTCGCTCCAAAACAGACTGTTATTATTTAACCACTTTGTAACTATTATTTGGCGGTATGCCTAGAGTAATGGGCTGTTTCACATTTGAGTTGTCGTTCTTTTAAGCGTCCTCCTCAAATATGTTGTGAATTTAGAAACTTGAAAAGCCATGACCTCATCATCTGAATTTTCctcaattgttaaaaaaatggttGACTTTGGGTTGAATTTGGAgaaagcaagtaaaaaaaaaaaaaaaaaaatcctaataatCTGCCATTTACGAAGTAGAAATGATTTTGAAAATTCTAAATGAcccaaaacatttagtttgatttagtGTCAAATACTGAGAAACAatagttatgtttgtttttatacagtGTACACAATGTTTGGTTTCAGTTGCATCAGAGCActcatgtttttgctgtttgctgcCCTCAGCAGGAGGAAGGTGgttctgcagctccagcagccaGAACAGAGTCGAACCGCGTCAGCAATTCCTCCATGGGAGGGGGCGGTGGCAGCGGcggtggtggtggaggaggtggtagcagtggaggaggaggaggagggggtcTGATGGGCGAAATGAGTGCCATTCTGGCACGCAGGTGGGTTTAGAGTCATGTATCAAATCAAATGTTCACAAAGGTTTTGACTATATAGTTCTTTGCTGCCCtctgtaaattttaaaatcaatcgACAATAACAGAATATTCACACATCTCTCTGTAAACTGACTGTATTTAAAGTAACAAagcaatttaattttacttcaggagaaaagctgcagatACAGGAGAGAAGCCTGCCGTGAAGACGCAAGATAACGTAAGAGTCCGCTCATTACAGTATTTCTGATTAACTGACGACATCAATTAAAATTAGATGTAGAAGTTCTGTAGAAGACTGATAGATTAAAGTTTAGAAATAGCTACATGTGACTCAGTGTTTACAGAAGTTGCTGTCTTTTCTCCACAGGATGATTCAGAGCCTCAAGGTCAAAATGGTGAGAACTGAACCGTTTTATTCATAGCATGCCGCCCACATTCTGGCCAATATTAAGTAACAGTTTTGCAAAGCTGAACTGAGAGGctcatgtttctgtctgttctCCTTTTTAGATTCAATAAGAAGACCTTGGGAGAAAACGTCCATGATTAGGTACTCTTGGATGAACCTACTTCAGTCTAAGCATCATCAGTAAAATTTTAGCTCACACATGTCTCATATTTGAAGTCACCTCAAAACTAGTCCCCCATcaaagtgtgtgtgtctatTTATTGCTGGTTCTGCTTCTACATCTCTCCTTAAGAGTGTTTTTATGTCTAAAAGTCATTCATATTCATTCTAAGAGcagagtgtgtatgtgtgtatttcACTAACAGGAATAACTCCATCCCCAAGAGCATGGACACCACATCCTCAGTGTCCCAAGCTCCAAGGTACACATGCTGTTCCCCTCCCTCCACTCCTCGGCTCCCCTCCTGCCTTCGCTTTCCTTCTGACGGCAAagcagctctgctgctgctgctgcctacACACCTGGGTAGCAAATTGTGCAGTTGATAGCTCCATCTATTGGATCAGAACCCGGCATGCGTGTGTCCACCCAAGAGAGCTATTGATGGTCTACCTTATCATTTTAGTGCTGCAAACCACATGAAATGGAACCCTGATTGACAATGATACTTAGTTTTGTTTTCGTCGTAGGCATTTATGCCATTGTATTCTGGTAAACTGTGCCTCATCTAAACAcagctttgttttatgttgCGTCTTTAAAAACTACCAATACCCCTCTtactttttcatgttaaaacctGGAATTCTAAGGTATTTTGTGGAATGTTTATGTAATTATACAACACAATGTTGGGAAAGGAAAAGGTTGCATGGGTTTcagctagttttttttttttttttaaagcagagttgggttataaaacaatatgtgAATCGCCCACTATAAAAATGGTGAGTGTAATGCTGTGTAAATAGTTTTCCACACCTGGGAAGCAGGTGAAAATATTTGCCCAAAGTTTTACTATGTGAATATGCAAAGCTGATGCAGTCATACCCCATAAGATTCCCAGCTATGCATGATCATGAAAAATGATTACACTAATGAAATCTacaaagtgtgattttgtaaTAAGCCCACCAATCCATTACTTTGcgacaacattttgaaaaccacattCTACTTCCCaagtttaaactgtttaaactacaaataaaataaattttggttTGTGGTTGAAAATGTTATCAAGGCACTGTTCTGTCAATAAACTccaacaaatacaaaattgaTGAttaactactttttaaaataatatactAACCCGCATTGCATCTCGTCATGTTCCATCCACTGTCCTGTTATCCTCGTTGtactatattttgttttctccaacAATTAATAATTTCCTTGTGAAATGCCGTCaataacattaaattttttctgtttcttgtctTATAGGGCGAAGAATGCAAGCAATAATAATGATGCAGGTGGAGCTGATGGCTCTGATTTAGACAACCTTAAACAGGTAAACGCTCACCGATTTTATCGTTTTCTCACTACAATACTATGATTACGTGCACTGAAGTGTGATGATAAAACATCAGGTTTAGtgctacatttgttttaatgcacTAATTGGTCAGCTGCAATATATCTACATGAGaagtgtatttaaaaacaaaagtctccTTTTTAAAAACCGCTAAAGGAGAATTTAAGAAGAGCTTTgtatctttttgtgttttctcagaAAGATTAtcatatttgaaaatgtcaaagaaattaATTCTGACATTggcatgtttattattttatattatagtCTGACATAGTAATAAACCCTATCTGCTTTAGGAAGCCTCCACAGATTCAGTCATgtagctgttttcttttttcttctttaagtgCAGATTAACCATTACAAACTcagtaaaatactaaaaatgtatttcaccaactcttaccaagtacttATCAGATCTGGACACACACTgaatattttatgactttactcCATATTTCTCCATTTGTTAGTCCTGTTATTCTGCCATCTAATTGTCTGACTGATTGTTCATCCGTCTTTACAATCTGTGATTTTGCAAGTTCCTCATTTAAAGCCTGGCTGCTGTATAAATAGTTGCCATAAATTGAGAGTGAACAATGACCGTGTCACTTATGATGTGTTTGTTGCCTTATAGGAGATCCTGGAGGAGGTGCGGAAAGAATTACAAAAAGTCAAGGAGGAAATTATTGGAGGTAAGGCTTTATCAATCAAGAAAACATCATTACAGTTCTTGAATATCCAGATCAATGGGGTCTCTATTGAGCAAGTatcacaagaaaaatatttaggaataaTTCTGGATGCTCAGTAAAATTTTAGGAGCCATGTTGATAAAATCAGCAAAACTGTTAGATCAAATAGATCTGttataaaattattagaaattgTTTAACACTTCACTGTGCAGAGATGTTTTTGAACTCTGATTGAACTCACATTTTTCCTATGGAGCTACTGTCTGGTCTCATACTAGTCAAACTATATTCAAACCATTAGCAAGTCTCTATAATCAGgctttaaaggttttatatcAACAGCCGATCAGATTCCATCATTGTCACATTTTGGCTAACTTGTACATTTTGGACTTTcctaattttataaattataatcttttaaagttgatttttaaGTGTTGAAATTGATATGCACCTACACCATTAAGCGATTGCATAGAGGGACTGCAGGGCAATAGCAGATGTACTGGAGCGGCTTCAGATGATGCAAACATGGGACTGCTgctttgttcagtttgtctatgtCGATGTGTGTCTGTTCctatcaaataaacttaaaaaataaataaaataaatcagcatgCAGATTAAATCATAGCCCcacaatattttttcatgttgttgCATAGTATTCTCAAACCTGAGTGCAGTTTGTTTAATAGACCAACAAAATTATTGCATAGTTGTAAAGCTGGAAAGATAAACAATTACAGCTCAGTTCAATTGAAGTCTGTATTCAT harbors:
- the vaspb gene encoding vasodilator-stimulated phosphoprotein isoform X1, translating into MSESSICQARATVMIYDDGSKKWLPAGTGPQAFSRVQIFHNPSNNAFRIVGRKMQTDQQVVINCPIVRGLKYNQATPNFHQWRDTRQVWGLNFGSKEDATLFANGMAHALDVINSMADAGYATLPRPVSNGPSPEELEQQRRLEQQRLEQQERERQERERQERERQAAAVHVPPAPPMAPGGLAPPPAPPAPPPPPGPPPAAGIPPPPGPPPTGPPPAPPLPAPGGGGDGGGGGDGGGGLGGAGGLAAALAGAKLRKVSKQEEGGSAAPAARTESNRVSNSSMGGGGGSGGGGGGGGSSGGGGGGGLMGEMSAILARRRKAADTGEKPAVKTQDNDDSEPQGQNDSIRRPWEKTSMIRNNSIPKSMDTTSSVSQAPRAKNASNNNDAGGADGSDLDNLKQEILEEVRKELQKVKEEIIGAFIQELQKRST
- the vaspb gene encoding vasodilator-stimulated phosphoprotein isoform X2 encodes the protein MSESSICQARATVMIYDDGSKKWLPAGTGPQAFSRVQIFHNPSNNAFRIVGRKMQTDQQVVINCPIVRGLKYNQATPNFHQWRDTRQVWGLNFGSKEDATLFANGMAHALDVINSMADAGYATLPRPVSNGPSPEELEQQRRLEQQRLEQQERERQERERQERERQAAAVHVPPAPPMAPGGLAPPPAPPAPPPPPGPPPAAGIPPPPGPPPTGPPPAPPLPAPGGGGDGGGGGDGGGGLGGAGGLAAALAGAKLRKVSKQEEGGSAAPAARTESNRVSNSSMGGGGGSGGGGGGGGSSGGGGGGGLMGEMSAILARRRKAADTGEKPAVKTQDNDDSEPQGQNDSIRRPWEKTSMIRAKNASNNNDAGGADGSDLDNLKQEILEEVRKELQKVKEEIIGAFIQELQKRST